Genomic segment of Clostridium sp. Marseille-P299:
ATTTTACTTACAATTAATAAAGACTAATTTATAATCATATTGATGGTCAAAGGACACACCTTTTATTTATAAGTACTATTATAATGGATTTTTCAAATTATACAACAGCTTGTGTAGATTTTTATCAGAAAAGGCGCTATAATGTACTAGGATTTCTTTTCAAACAAGTGAAAATGAAAGAAGATATGTTACCTAGCGGTTCATAGTGTCAATACTATGACATAGAAATAGTAAATGGTTTGTGAGAGAATGAATAGGAGAAAATGATGAGAAAACAAGATTTTTACTTTGATTTACCGGAAGAGTTAATTGCACAAGACCCACTAGAAGATAGAAGTGGATCACGTTTGTTAGTGCTTGATAAAAAGACCGGTGAAATTGAACATAAACATTTTAGAGATATTATAGATTATCTAAAGCCTGGCGATTGCTTGGTAATTAATGATACCAAGGTAATTCCTGCAAGATTAATCGGACATAGAATGAATGAAAAAACAGAGAAGCAGAAGGAAAGTGGTTCTATTGAAGGAGCGAAAATAGAGTTACTACTTCTTAAAAGAAGAGAAAATGACATCTGGGAAACCTTAGTTAAACCAGGAAAGAAAGCTAGAATCGGAACAAAAATAAGCTTTGGCGATGGATTATTAATTGGTGAAATCGTTGATATCATTGAAGAAGGAAATCGCTTGGTAAAGTTTACTTACCAAGGAATTTTTGAAGAAATTTTAGACGCATTGGGACAAATGCCATTACCACCATATATTACTCATCGACTAGAAGACAAAAATAGATATCAAACTGTTTATGCAAAATACGAGGGTTCAGCAGCAGCACCTACCGCTGGTCTTCATTTTACAAAAGAATTACTAGAAGAAATTCAGAAAAAAGGTATTGAAATTGCAAGAGTTACACTTCATGTTGGACTTGGAACATTTCGACCTGTAAAAGAAGATGATGTTTTAAATCATCACATGCATTCTGAAACTTATCAAGTGTTACCTGAAGAGGCAGAAAAAATAAATAGAACAAAGCAAAATGGAGGAAGAGTAATCTGTGTTGGAACTACAAGTTGTAGAACAGTAGAATCTTCTGTAGATGAAAATGGACTAGTGAAAGCAGGAAGTGGTGATACAAGCATTTTCATTTACCCAGGTTATGAGTTTAAAGTATTAGATTGTCTTATTACAAACTTCCATTTACCAGAGTCAACACTTGTTATGTTGGTTTCTGCTTTAGCTGGTAGAGAACATATCTTAGCTGCTTATGAAGAGGCAGTAAGAGAAAAGTATCGTTTCTTCTCATTTGGAGATGCAATGTTTATATCATAGTTTTATTGAGTAGATTAAAGAACACTGTATTC
This window contains:
- the queA gene encoding tRNA preQ1(34) S-adenosylmethionine ribosyltransferase-isomerase QueA — encoded protein: MRKQDFYFDLPEELIAQDPLEDRSGSRLLVLDKKTGEIEHKHFRDIIDYLKPGDCLVINDTKVIPARLIGHRMNEKTEKQKESGSIEGAKIELLLLKRRENDIWETLVKPGKKARIGTKISFGDGLLIGEIVDIIEEGNRLVKFTYQGIFEEILDALGQMPLPPYITHRLEDKNRYQTVYAKYEGSAAAPTAGLHFTKELLEEIQKKGIEIARVTLHVGLGTFRPVKEDDVLNHHMHSETYQVLPEEAEKINRTKQNGGRVICVGTTSCRTVESSVDENGLVKAGSGDTSIFIYPGYEFKVLDCLITNFHLPESTLVMLVSALAGREHILAAYEEAVREKYRFFSFGDAMFIS